Proteins from one Spartinivicinus poritis genomic window:
- a CDS encoding contractile injection system protein, VgrG/Pvc8 family codes for MDIGNTSRFTLTIKGIEDELRVVRFDGREGISRPFIFTIVVACENFDLEFDDILEQTAQLVIREPEQPRYINGIVHAMSVGDPIGDRFCKYVFELVPKFALLHYRINLKIFQQLTAEGIIKQVLENAGLTTDDFSFQITTDLPTRVYCTQYEESDS; via the coding sequence ATGGATATAGGTAACACCAGCCGTTTTACCTTAACTATTAAGGGCATAGAAGATGAATTACGAGTAGTCAGGTTTGATGGCCGTGAAGGGATTTCCCGTCCCTTTATTTTTACCATTGTGGTTGCCTGTGAAAACTTTGATTTGGAGTTTGACGACATATTAGAACAAACCGCCCAGTTGGTCATTCGTGAGCCTGAGCAACCGCGTTATATAAACGGCATTGTTCACGCGATGTCAGTGGGTGATCCCATAGGTGACAGGTTTTGTAAGTATGTGTTTGAACTGGTGCCTAAGTTTGCACTATTACATTACCGAATTAACCTCAAGATTTTCCAGCAACTCACGGCGGAAGGTATTATTAAGCAAGTGCTGGAAAATGCCGGCCTGACTACAGACGACTTTAGCTTTCAAATCACTACCGACTTACCCACTCGGGTTTATTGCACCCAATATGAAGAGTCGGACTCA